A window of Bactrocera dorsalis isolate Fly_Bdor unplaced genomic scaffold, ASM2337382v1 BdCtg215, whole genome shotgun sequence genomic DNA:
AACTCTAAATACTAGTGTAAACTTAAAAAACTCTTACGtgcaattatgtatatttacaactAGATTTATCTTTAATTGTGTATGCTTACTCCTCTTTCAATCTCGTATtcgttttaatataattttgaattacaTCTTCCTTTTCTTCGGCACGCctgcattaaataaaattattaagctCTTCAACAATATATTCATAACTtacttcattaatattttttgtagacTTTCTTGTTTGCTTATCTTATTCTCCATTTCAACCTTTAGGAAAATGTTATTCTTTTAATTGAATGGTTTTGAATTTTAATGTCGATTTTACATACCAACGCTTTAACCGCACTTTCCAACTGTTGtgttaaattttcaacttcCTTCATACTGTCTTTGTACTTTTGTTGAAATCTATTACAACGTGTCTCCAGTATTTGGTTGAACTTCTTGTGGTTCTTTATTTCTTCCTTCATCTGATTAACGATTGCGTTATAAATAATaagttatttagtttttttttatttataacttacATGCAACTGATTTTCCAAAAGACTACGCTCCTTTTCACTAAACTTTCTACGCATTTCATCCATGTCCTGGTCTACTTTTTTCGCTGCTTCGTCCATAACTTGGCCGATGGTAGATGCCAAATTATCGCATTCCTCTTTAACAACTTGCTCCCGCTTCTGTGCATCTTCCTTGTCCACCACCGCTGCTTCAGCTATTGATAACGCTTCTTGTACCTTTTGTAAGGCACATTTTTCACGCTCATAACGTTCTTCGATTACGCTTTTAGCCATTTTTAGAGATAATTGTAGCTCCTTCGTTTGACGTGTTGACTCATTAAGTTTGGCTTTAAGTTTTTCGATTGTAACCGTTGTAGTTGCACTGTTTGAACTTTCTT
This region includes:
- the LOC105231722 gene encoding centrosomal protein of 55 kDa isoform X3, translating into MQHEQLHLRNQIEDILAENKTIDKKLEALKATTVQFTGESRDDATREKFTNDALLNIKKQIDSLEAENNELRSLNKSSRKRIQILESEIQNYRNYLCESKTVAEIKQKYETAMLVLENTIQTQKTQITKQSQVIENLFLQKDQLNKHIKNLEQEKESSNSATTTVTIEKLKAKLNESTRQTKELQLSLKMAKSVIEERYEREKCALQKVQEALSIAEAAVVDKEDAQKREQVVKEECDNLASTIGQVMDEAAKKVDQDMDEMRRKFSEKERSLLENQLHMKEEIKNHKKFNQILETRCNRFQQKYKDSMKEVENLTQQLESAVKALVEMENKISKQESLQKILMKRAEEKEDVIQNYIKTNTRLKEEYKNTLSDITKKFERQIYYLQNENARLRAK